The following proteins come from a genomic window of Suricata suricatta isolate VVHF042 chromosome 5, meerkat_22Aug2017_6uvM2_HiC, whole genome shotgun sequence:
- the SEMA5B gene encoding semaphorin-5B isoform X2 translates to MVFLGPLAVTLLPPSLTLLVFHLSSSQDVAKEPSSEQQLCTRREHPVVAFADLKPWVFNFTYPGARDFSQLALDPTRNQLIVGARNYLFRLSLANVSLLQATEWASNEETRRSCQSKGKTEEECQNYVRVLIVTGRKVFMCGTNAFSPVCSSRQVGNLSRTIEKINGVARCPYDPRHNSTAVISSQGELYAATVIDFSGRDPAIYRSLGSGPPLRTAQYNSKWLNEPNFVAAYDIGLFAYFFLRENAVEHDCGRTVYSRVARVCKNDVGGRFLLEDTWTTFMKARLNCSRPGEVPFYYNELQSAFHLPEQDLIYGVFTTNVNSIAASAVCAFNLSAISQAFNGPFRYQENPRAAWLPIANPIPNFQCGTLPEVGPNENLTERSLQDAQRLFLMSEAVQPVTPEPCVTQDSVRFSHLVVDLVQAKDTLYHVLYIGTESGTILKALSTTSRSLRGCYLEELHVLPPGRREPLRSLRILHSARALFVGLSDGVLRVPLERCAAYRSQGACLGARDPYCGWDGKQQRCSTLEDSSNMSLWTQNITACPVRNVTQDGGFGQWSPWQPCEHLDGENSGSCLCRARACDSPRPRCGGQDCLGPAIHIANCSRNGAWTPWSSWALCSTSCGIGFQVRQRSCSNPAPRHGGRICVGKSREERFCNENTPCPVPIFWASWGSWSKCSSNCGGGVQSRRRSCENGNSCPGCGVVRADEGARAGGPAPRGGRGCRAGLGLQVHETAHAPILKEFKTCNPEGCPEVRRNTPWTPWLPVNVTQGGARQEQRFRFTCRAPLPDPHGLQFGRRRTETRSCPADGSGACDTDALVEDLLRSGGTNPHSVSGGWATWGPWSSCSRDCELGFRVRKRTCTNPEPRNGGLPCVGDAAEYQDCNPQPCPVRGAWSCWTSWSPCSASCGGGHYQRTRSCTSPAPSPGEDICLGLHTEEALCATQACPEGWSPWSEWSACTEDGTQSRSRHCEELVPGPSTCAGNSSQSRPCPYSEIPVILPASGMEEATGCGGFSLIHLVATGVSCFLGSGLLTLAVYLSCHYCQRQSQESTLVHPATPNHLHYKGGGTPKNEKYTPMEFKTLNKNNLIPDDRANFYPLQQTNVYTTTYYPSPLNKHSFRPEASPGQRCFPNS, encoded by the exons ATCTGAAGCCGTGGGTCTTTAACTTCACCTACCCTGGAGCCCGAGACTTCTCCCAGCTCGCTCTGGATCCCACCAGGAACCAGCTCATCGTGGGGGCCAG GAACTACCTCTTCAGACTCAGCCTTGCCAATGTTTCCCTTCTTCAG GCCACAGAGTGGGCCTCCAATGAGGAAACGCGTCGCTCCTGCCAAAGCAAAGGGAAGACTGAG GAGGAGTGTCAGAACTACGTGCGAGTCCTGATTGTCACTGGCCGGAAAGTGTTCATGTGTGGGACCAATGCCTTTTCCCCAGTGTGCTCCAGCAGACAG GTGGGGAACCTCAGCCGGACCATAGAGAAGATCAATGGTGTGGCCCGCTGCCCCTACGACCCGCGCCACAACTCCACAGCTGTCATCTCCTCTCAGGGGGAGCTCTATGCAGCCACCGTCATTGACTTCTCAGGTCGGGACCCCGCCATCTACCGAAGCCTGGGCAGCGGGCCACCTCTTCGCACTGCCCAGTATAACTCCAAGTGGCTCAATG AGCCAAACTTTGTGGCAGCCTATGACATCGGGCTGTTCGCGTACTTCTTCCTGCGGGAGAACGCGGTGGAGCATGACTGCGGCCGCACGGTGTATTCTCGGGTGGCCCGAGTATGCAAGAATGACGTGGGGGGCCGCTTCCTGCTGGAGGACACGTGGACCACGTTCATGAAGGCCCGGCTCAACTGTTCCCGCCCGGGCGAGGTCCCCTTCTACTACAATGAGCTGCAGAGTGCCTTCCACCTGCCTGAGCAGGACCTCATCTACGGGGTCTTCACCACCAACGT AAACAGCATCGCCGCTTCTGCTGTCTGCGCCTTCAACCTCAGTGCCATCTCCCAGGCCTTTAATGGCCCATTTCGCTACCAGGAGAACCCCAGGGCTGCCTGGCTCCCCATCGCTAACCCCATCCCCAACTTCCAG TGCGGTACCCTGCCAGAGGTGGGCCCCAACGAGAACCTGACAGAGCGAAGCCTGCAGGACGCACAGCGCCTGTTCCTGATGAGCGAGGCTGTGCAGCCGGTCACGCCCGAGCCCTGTGTCACCCAGGACAGCGTGCGCTTCTCACACCTGGTAGTAGACCTTGTGCAGGCCAAGGACACGCTCTACCACGTGCTCTACATCGGCACGG AGTCGGGCACCATCCTGAAGGCGCTGTCCACGACGAGCCGCAGCCTCCGCGGCTGCTACCTGGAGGAGCTGCACGTCCTGCCCCCGGGGCGCCGCGAGCCCCTGCGCAGCCTCCGCATCCTGCACAGCGCCCGCGCGCTCTTCGTGGGGCTGAGCGACGGCGTGCTGCGGGTGCCGCTGGAGAGGTGCGCCGCCTACCGCAGCCAGGG ggcctgcctgggggCACGGGACCCATACTGCGGCTGGGACGGGAAGCAGCAACGTTGCAGCACGCTTGAGGACAGCTCCAACATGAGCCTCTGGACGCAGAACATAACAGCGTGTCCT GTGCGGAATGTGACTCAGGATGGAGGCTTCGGCCAGTGGTCACCATGGCAACCATGTGAGCACTTAGATGGGGAAAATTCAGGCTCTTGCCTTTGTCGGGCCCGAGCCTGTGACTCCCCCCGACCCCGCTGTGGGGGCCAAGACTGCCTGGGGCCAGCCATCCACATCGCCAACTGTTCCAG GAATGGGGCGTGGACGCCATGGTCCTCGTGGGCCCTGTGCAGCACATCCTGTGGGATCGGATTCCAGGTCCGCCAGCGAAGTTGTAGCAACCCTGCTCCCCGCCACGGGGGCCGAATCTGCGTGGGCAAGAGCCGGGAGGAGCG GTTCTGTAACGAAAACACGCCTTGCCCGGTGCCCATCTTCTGGGCTTCCTGGGGTTCTTGGAGCAAGTGCAGCAGCAACTGCGGGGGCGGCGTGCAGTCGCGGAGGCGGTCCTGTGAGAATGGCAACTCCTGCCCAGGCTGCGGCGTGGTGAGGGCCGATGAGGGCGCGCGGGCAGGAGGGCCTGCACCAAGGGGCGGGCGGGGGTGCAGGGCAGGCCTGGGGCTGCAGGTCCACGAGACAGCACACGCTCCCATCCTGAAGGAGTTCAAGACGTGCAACCCAGAGGGCTGCCCGGAAGTGCGGCGCAACACGCCTTGGACCCCGTGGCTGCCCGTGAACGTGACTCAGGGCGGGGCGCGGCAGGAGCAACGCTTCCGCTTCACGTGCCGCGCGCCTCTGCCCGATCCCCACGGCCTGCAGTTTGGCCGGAGGAGGACAGAGACCAGATCCTGCCCTGCAGATGGCTCGGGGGCCTGCGACACCGATG CTCTGGTGGAGGATCTCTTGCGCAGCGGGGGCACTAACCCGCACTCTGTGAGCGGGGGCTGGGCCACGTGGGGCCCGTGGTCATCCTGCTCCCGGGACTGCGAGTTGGGCTTCCGTGTCCGCAAGAGAACGTGTACGAACCCGGAGCCCCGCAATGGAGGCCTGCCATGCGTGGGCGACGCCGCCGAGTACCAGGACTGCAACCCCCAGCCTTGCCCAG TGCGGGGTGCCTGGTCCTGCTGGACTTCATGGTCCCCATGCTCAGCATCTTGTGGTGGAGGCCATTATCAACGCACACGTTCCTGCACCAGCCCCGCGCCCTCCCCAGGCGAGGACATCTGTCTTGGTCTGCACACAGAGGAGGCTCTGTGTGCTACACAGGCTTGCCCAG AAGGCTGGTCACCGTGGTCTGAGTGGAGTGCATGCACTGAGGACGGAACCCAAAGCCGCAGCCGGCACTGTGAAGAGCTGGTCCCAGGGCCCAGCACCTGTGCTGGAAACAGCAGCCAGAGCCGTCCCTGCCCCTACAGTGAGATTCCTG TGATCCTGCCTGCCTCtggcatggaggaggccactgGCTGTGGAG ggtTCAGTCTCATCCACCTGGTAGCCACAGGTGTCTCCTGCTTCCTGGGCTCAGGGCTGCTGACCTTGGCGGTGTACCTGTCCTGCCATTACTGCCAGCGCCAGTCCCAGGAATCCACACTCGTCCATCCTGCCACCCCCAACCACCTGCACTACAAGGGTGGGGGCACCCCCAAGAACGAGAAGTACACACCCATGGAGTTCAAG ACCCTGAACAAGAATAACTTGATCCCTGATGACAGAGCCAATTTCTACCCACTGCAGCAGACCAATGTGTACACAACCACCTACTATCCCAGCCCGCTGAATAAACACAGCTTCCGGCCCGAGGCCTCACCTGGACAACGGTGCTTCCCCAACAGCTGA
- the SEMA5B gene encoding semaphorin-5B isoform X1: protein MVFLGPLAVTLLPPSLTLLVFHLSSSQDVAKEPSSEQQLCTRREHPVVAFADLKPWVFNFTYPGARDFSQLALDPTRNQLIVGARNYLFRLSLANVSLLQATEWASNEETRRSCQSKGKTEEECQNYVRVLIVTGRKVFMCGTNAFSPVCSSRQGELYAATVIDFSGRDPAIYRSLGSGPPLRTAQYNSKWLNEPNFVAAYDIGLFAYFFLRENAVEHDCGRTVYSRVARVCKNDVGGRFLLEDTWTTFMKARLNCSRPGEVPFYYNELQSAFHLPEQDLIYGVFTTNVNSIAASAVCAFNLSAISQAFNGPFRYQENPRAAWLPIANPIPNFQCGTLPEVGPNENLTERSLQDAQRLFLMSEAVQPVTPEPCVTQDSVRFSHLVVDLVQAKDTLYHVLYIGTESGTILKALSTTSRSLRGCYLEELHVLPPGRREPLRSLRILHSARALFVGLSDGVLRVPLERCAAYRSQGACLGARDPYCGWDGKQQRCSTLEDSSNMSLWTQNITACPVRNVTQDGGFGQWSPWQPCEHLDGENSGSCLCRARACDSPRPRCGGQDCLGPAIHIANCSRNGAWTPWSSWALCSTSCGIGFQVRQRSCSNPAPRHGGRICVGKSREERFCNENTPCPVPIFWASWGSWSKCSSNCGGGVQSRRRSCENGNSCPGCGVEFKTCNPEGCPEVRRNTPWTPWLPVNVTQGGARQEQRFRFTCRAPLPDPHGLQFGRRRTETRSCPADGSGACDTDALVEDLLRSGGTNPHSVSGGWATWGPWSSCSRDCELGFRVRKRTCTNPEPRNGGLPCVGDAAEYQDCNPQPCPVRGAWSCWTSWSPCSASCGGGHYQRTRSCTSPAPSPGEDICLGLHTEEALCATQACPEGWSPWSEWSACTEDGTQSRSRHCEELVPGPSTCAGNSSQSRPCPYSEIPVILPASGMEEATGCGGFSLIHLVATGVSCFLGSGLLTLAVYLSCHYCQRQSQESTLVHPATPNHLHYKGGGTPKNEKYTPMEFKTLNKNNLIPDDRANFYPLQQTNVYTTTYYPSPLNKHSFRPEASPGQRCFPNS, encoded by the exons ATCTGAAGCCGTGGGTCTTTAACTTCACCTACCCTGGAGCCCGAGACTTCTCCCAGCTCGCTCTGGATCCCACCAGGAACCAGCTCATCGTGGGGGCCAG GAACTACCTCTTCAGACTCAGCCTTGCCAATGTTTCCCTTCTTCAG GCCACAGAGTGGGCCTCCAATGAGGAAACGCGTCGCTCCTGCCAAAGCAAAGGGAAGACTGAG GAGGAGTGTCAGAACTACGTGCGAGTCCTGATTGTCACTGGCCGGAAAGTGTTCATGTGTGGGACCAATGCCTTTTCCCCAGTGTGCTCCAGCAGACAG GGGGAGCTCTATGCAGCCACCGTCATTGACTTCTCAGGTCGGGACCCCGCCATCTACCGAAGCCTGGGCAGCGGGCCACCTCTTCGCACTGCCCAGTATAACTCCAAGTGGCTCAATG AGCCAAACTTTGTGGCAGCCTATGACATCGGGCTGTTCGCGTACTTCTTCCTGCGGGAGAACGCGGTGGAGCATGACTGCGGCCGCACGGTGTATTCTCGGGTGGCCCGAGTATGCAAGAATGACGTGGGGGGCCGCTTCCTGCTGGAGGACACGTGGACCACGTTCATGAAGGCCCGGCTCAACTGTTCCCGCCCGGGCGAGGTCCCCTTCTACTACAATGAGCTGCAGAGTGCCTTCCACCTGCCTGAGCAGGACCTCATCTACGGGGTCTTCACCACCAACGT AAACAGCATCGCCGCTTCTGCTGTCTGCGCCTTCAACCTCAGTGCCATCTCCCAGGCCTTTAATGGCCCATTTCGCTACCAGGAGAACCCCAGGGCTGCCTGGCTCCCCATCGCTAACCCCATCCCCAACTTCCAG TGCGGTACCCTGCCAGAGGTGGGCCCCAACGAGAACCTGACAGAGCGAAGCCTGCAGGACGCACAGCGCCTGTTCCTGATGAGCGAGGCTGTGCAGCCGGTCACGCCCGAGCCCTGTGTCACCCAGGACAGCGTGCGCTTCTCACACCTGGTAGTAGACCTTGTGCAGGCCAAGGACACGCTCTACCACGTGCTCTACATCGGCACGG AGTCGGGCACCATCCTGAAGGCGCTGTCCACGACGAGCCGCAGCCTCCGCGGCTGCTACCTGGAGGAGCTGCACGTCCTGCCCCCGGGGCGCCGCGAGCCCCTGCGCAGCCTCCGCATCCTGCACAGCGCCCGCGCGCTCTTCGTGGGGCTGAGCGACGGCGTGCTGCGGGTGCCGCTGGAGAGGTGCGCCGCCTACCGCAGCCAGGG ggcctgcctgggggCACGGGACCCATACTGCGGCTGGGACGGGAAGCAGCAACGTTGCAGCACGCTTGAGGACAGCTCCAACATGAGCCTCTGGACGCAGAACATAACAGCGTGTCCT GTGCGGAATGTGACTCAGGATGGAGGCTTCGGCCAGTGGTCACCATGGCAACCATGTGAGCACTTAGATGGGGAAAATTCAGGCTCTTGCCTTTGTCGGGCCCGAGCCTGTGACTCCCCCCGACCCCGCTGTGGGGGCCAAGACTGCCTGGGGCCAGCCATCCACATCGCCAACTGTTCCAG GAATGGGGCGTGGACGCCATGGTCCTCGTGGGCCCTGTGCAGCACATCCTGTGGGATCGGATTCCAGGTCCGCCAGCGAAGTTGTAGCAACCCTGCTCCCCGCCACGGGGGCCGAATCTGCGTGGGCAAGAGCCGGGAGGAGCG GTTCTGTAACGAAAACACGCCTTGCCCGGTGCCCATCTTCTGGGCTTCCTGGGGTTCTTGGAGCAAGTGCAGCAGCAACTGCGGGGGCGGCGTGCAGTCGCGGAGGCGGTCCTGTGAGAATGGCAACTCCTGCCCAGGCTGCGGCGTG GAGTTCAAGACGTGCAACCCAGAGGGCTGCCCGGAAGTGCGGCGCAACACGCCTTGGACCCCGTGGCTGCCCGTGAACGTGACTCAGGGCGGGGCGCGGCAGGAGCAACGCTTCCGCTTCACGTGCCGCGCGCCTCTGCCCGATCCCCACGGCCTGCAGTTTGGCCGGAGGAGGACAGAGACCAGATCCTGCCCTGCAGATGGCTCGGGGGCCTGCGACACCGATG CTCTGGTGGAGGATCTCTTGCGCAGCGGGGGCACTAACCCGCACTCTGTGAGCGGGGGCTGGGCCACGTGGGGCCCGTGGTCATCCTGCTCCCGGGACTGCGAGTTGGGCTTCCGTGTCCGCAAGAGAACGTGTACGAACCCGGAGCCCCGCAATGGAGGCCTGCCATGCGTGGGCGACGCCGCCGAGTACCAGGACTGCAACCCCCAGCCTTGCCCAG TGCGGGGTGCCTGGTCCTGCTGGACTTCATGGTCCCCATGCTCAGCATCTTGTGGTGGAGGCCATTATCAACGCACACGTTCCTGCACCAGCCCCGCGCCCTCCCCAGGCGAGGACATCTGTCTTGGTCTGCACACAGAGGAGGCTCTGTGTGCTACACAGGCTTGCCCAG AAGGCTGGTCACCGTGGTCTGAGTGGAGTGCATGCACTGAGGACGGAACCCAAAGCCGCAGCCGGCACTGTGAAGAGCTGGTCCCAGGGCCCAGCACCTGTGCTGGAAACAGCAGCCAGAGCCGTCCCTGCCCCTACAGTGAGATTCCTG TGATCCTGCCTGCCTCtggcatggaggaggccactgGCTGTGGAG ggtTCAGTCTCATCCACCTGGTAGCCACAGGTGTCTCCTGCTTCCTGGGCTCAGGGCTGCTGACCTTGGCGGTGTACCTGTCCTGCCATTACTGCCAGCGCCAGTCCCAGGAATCCACACTCGTCCATCCTGCCACCCCCAACCACCTGCACTACAAGGGTGGGGGCACCCCCAAGAACGAGAAGTACACACCCATGGAGTTCAAG ACCCTGAACAAGAATAACTTGATCCCTGATGACAGAGCCAATTTCTACCCACTGCAGCAGACCAATGTGTACACAACCACCTACTATCCCAGCCCGCTGAATAAACACAGCTTCCGGCCCGAGGCCTCACCTGGACAACGGTGCTTCCCCAACAGCTGA
- the SEMA5B gene encoding semaphorin-5B isoform X3 gives MVFLGPLAVTLLPPSLTLLVFHLSSSQDVAKEPSSEQQLCTRREHPVVAFADLKPWVFNFTYPGARDFSQLALDPTRNQLIVGARNYLFRLSLANVSLLQATEWASNEETRRSCQSKGKTEEECQNYVRVLIVTGRKVFMCGTNAFSPVCSSRQVGNLSRTIEKINGVARCPYDPRHNSTAVISSQGELYAATVIDFSGRDPAIYRSLGSGPPLRTAQYNSKWLNEPNFVAAYDIGLFAYFFLRENAVEHDCGRTVYSRVARVCKNDVGGRFLLEDTWTTFMKARLNCSRPGEVPFYYNELQSAFHLPEQDLIYGVFTTNVNSIAASAVCAFNLSAISQAFNGPFRYQENPRAAWLPIANPIPNFQCGTLPEVGPNENLTERSLQDAQRLFLMSEAVQPVTPEPCVTQDSVRFSHLVVDLVQAKDTLYHVLYIGTESGTILKALSTTSRSLRGCYLEELHVLPPGRREPLRSLRILHSARALFVGLSDGVLRVPLERCAAYRSQGACLGARDPYCGWDGKQQRCSTLEDSSNMSLWTQNITACPVRNVTQDGGFGQWSPWQPCEHLDGENSGSCLCRARACDSPRPRCGGQDCLGPAIHIANCSRNGAWTPWSSWALCSTSCGIGFQVRQRSCSNPAPRHGGRICVGKSREERFCNENTPCPVPIFWASWGSWSKCSSNCGGGVQSRRRSCENGNSCPGCGVEFKTCNPEGCPEVRRNTPWTPWLPVNVTQGGARQEQRFRFTCRAPLPDPHGLQFGRRRTETRSCPADGSGACDTDALVEDLLRSGGTNPHSVSGGWATWGPWSSCSRDCELGFRVRKRTCTNPEPRNGGLPCVGDAAEYQDCNPQPCPVRGAWSCWTSWSPCSASCGGGHYQRTRSCTSPAPSPGEDICLGLHTEEALCATQACPEGWSPWSEWSACTEDGTQSRSRHCEELVPGPSTCAGNSSQSRPCPYSEIPVILPASGMEEATGCGGFSLIHLVATGVSCFLGSGLLTLAVYLSCHYCQRQSQESTLVHPATPNHLHYKGGGTPKNEKYTPMEFKTLNKNNLIPDDRANFYPLQQTNVYTTTYYPSPLNKHSFRPEASPGQRCFPNS, from the exons ATCTGAAGCCGTGGGTCTTTAACTTCACCTACCCTGGAGCCCGAGACTTCTCCCAGCTCGCTCTGGATCCCACCAGGAACCAGCTCATCGTGGGGGCCAG GAACTACCTCTTCAGACTCAGCCTTGCCAATGTTTCCCTTCTTCAG GCCACAGAGTGGGCCTCCAATGAGGAAACGCGTCGCTCCTGCCAAAGCAAAGGGAAGACTGAG GAGGAGTGTCAGAACTACGTGCGAGTCCTGATTGTCACTGGCCGGAAAGTGTTCATGTGTGGGACCAATGCCTTTTCCCCAGTGTGCTCCAGCAGACAG GTGGGGAACCTCAGCCGGACCATAGAGAAGATCAATGGTGTGGCCCGCTGCCCCTACGACCCGCGCCACAACTCCACAGCTGTCATCTCCTCTCAGGGGGAGCTCTATGCAGCCACCGTCATTGACTTCTCAGGTCGGGACCCCGCCATCTACCGAAGCCTGGGCAGCGGGCCACCTCTTCGCACTGCCCAGTATAACTCCAAGTGGCTCAATG AGCCAAACTTTGTGGCAGCCTATGACATCGGGCTGTTCGCGTACTTCTTCCTGCGGGAGAACGCGGTGGAGCATGACTGCGGCCGCACGGTGTATTCTCGGGTGGCCCGAGTATGCAAGAATGACGTGGGGGGCCGCTTCCTGCTGGAGGACACGTGGACCACGTTCATGAAGGCCCGGCTCAACTGTTCCCGCCCGGGCGAGGTCCCCTTCTACTACAATGAGCTGCAGAGTGCCTTCCACCTGCCTGAGCAGGACCTCATCTACGGGGTCTTCACCACCAACGT AAACAGCATCGCCGCTTCTGCTGTCTGCGCCTTCAACCTCAGTGCCATCTCCCAGGCCTTTAATGGCCCATTTCGCTACCAGGAGAACCCCAGGGCTGCCTGGCTCCCCATCGCTAACCCCATCCCCAACTTCCAG TGCGGTACCCTGCCAGAGGTGGGCCCCAACGAGAACCTGACAGAGCGAAGCCTGCAGGACGCACAGCGCCTGTTCCTGATGAGCGAGGCTGTGCAGCCGGTCACGCCCGAGCCCTGTGTCACCCAGGACAGCGTGCGCTTCTCACACCTGGTAGTAGACCTTGTGCAGGCCAAGGACACGCTCTACCACGTGCTCTACATCGGCACGG AGTCGGGCACCATCCTGAAGGCGCTGTCCACGACGAGCCGCAGCCTCCGCGGCTGCTACCTGGAGGAGCTGCACGTCCTGCCCCCGGGGCGCCGCGAGCCCCTGCGCAGCCTCCGCATCCTGCACAGCGCCCGCGCGCTCTTCGTGGGGCTGAGCGACGGCGTGCTGCGGGTGCCGCTGGAGAGGTGCGCCGCCTACCGCAGCCAGGG ggcctgcctgggggCACGGGACCCATACTGCGGCTGGGACGGGAAGCAGCAACGTTGCAGCACGCTTGAGGACAGCTCCAACATGAGCCTCTGGACGCAGAACATAACAGCGTGTCCT GTGCGGAATGTGACTCAGGATGGAGGCTTCGGCCAGTGGTCACCATGGCAACCATGTGAGCACTTAGATGGGGAAAATTCAGGCTCTTGCCTTTGTCGGGCCCGAGCCTGTGACTCCCCCCGACCCCGCTGTGGGGGCCAAGACTGCCTGGGGCCAGCCATCCACATCGCCAACTGTTCCAG GAATGGGGCGTGGACGCCATGGTCCTCGTGGGCCCTGTGCAGCACATCCTGTGGGATCGGATTCCAGGTCCGCCAGCGAAGTTGTAGCAACCCTGCTCCCCGCCACGGGGGCCGAATCTGCGTGGGCAAGAGCCGGGAGGAGCG GTTCTGTAACGAAAACACGCCTTGCCCGGTGCCCATCTTCTGGGCTTCCTGGGGTTCTTGGAGCAAGTGCAGCAGCAACTGCGGGGGCGGCGTGCAGTCGCGGAGGCGGTCCTGTGAGAATGGCAACTCCTGCCCAGGCTGCGGCGTG GAGTTCAAGACGTGCAACCCAGAGGGCTGCCCGGAAGTGCGGCGCAACACGCCTTGGACCCCGTGGCTGCCCGTGAACGTGACTCAGGGCGGGGCGCGGCAGGAGCAACGCTTCCGCTTCACGTGCCGCGCGCCTCTGCCCGATCCCCACGGCCTGCAGTTTGGCCGGAGGAGGACAGAGACCAGATCCTGCCCTGCAGATGGCTCGGGGGCCTGCGACACCGATG CTCTGGTGGAGGATCTCTTGCGCAGCGGGGGCACTAACCCGCACTCTGTGAGCGGGGGCTGGGCCACGTGGGGCCCGTGGTCATCCTGCTCCCGGGACTGCGAGTTGGGCTTCCGTGTCCGCAAGAGAACGTGTACGAACCCGGAGCCCCGCAATGGAGGCCTGCCATGCGTGGGCGACGCCGCCGAGTACCAGGACTGCAACCCCCAGCCTTGCCCAG TGCGGGGTGCCTGGTCCTGCTGGACTTCATGGTCCCCATGCTCAGCATCTTGTGGTGGAGGCCATTATCAACGCACACGTTCCTGCACCAGCCCCGCGCCCTCCCCAGGCGAGGACATCTGTCTTGGTCTGCACACAGAGGAGGCTCTGTGTGCTACACAGGCTTGCCCAG AAGGCTGGTCACCGTGGTCTGAGTGGAGTGCATGCACTGAGGACGGAACCCAAAGCCGCAGCCGGCACTGTGAAGAGCTGGTCCCAGGGCCCAGCACCTGTGCTGGAAACAGCAGCCAGAGCCGTCCCTGCCCCTACAGTGAGATTCCTG TGATCCTGCCTGCCTCtggcatggaggaggccactgGCTGTGGAG ggtTCAGTCTCATCCACCTGGTAGCCACAGGTGTCTCCTGCTTCCTGGGCTCAGGGCTGCTGACCTTGGCGGTGTACCTGTCCTGCCATTACTGCCAGCGCCAGTCCCAGGAATCCACACTCGTCCATCCTGCCACCCCCAACCACCTGCACTACAAGGGTGGGGGCACCCCCAAGAACGAGAAGTACACACCCATGGAGTTCAAG ACCCTGAACAAGAATAACTTGATCCCTGATGACAGAGCCAATTTCTACCCACTGCAGCAGACCAATGTGTACACAACCACCTACTATCCCAGCCCGCTGAATAAACACAGCTTCCGGCCCGAGGCCTCACCTGGACAACGGTGCTTCCCCAACAGCTGA